The Oncorhynchus mykiss isolate Arlee chromosome 20, USDA_OmykA_1.1, whole genome shotgun sequence genome includes a region encoding these proteins:
- the LOC110498873 gene encoding ras-interacting protein 1 encodes MDSTKMTLDRSPLPPKTNSLHSVGLPACSPKRRFIKLGRKPSDGSSQSGSSGSSTRSADSVGVDVIRQPSRSRIRRHTNRLSAVFQRGSAHNATATALPGLPGLPSHAWKESNDRISPGDASMTDDPAELSNQITAPGILKIFGSEICQGANYKSVLATTHSSAKELVKEALERYGLNKEEAESYVLCDSIGYVGDHQWKTECFRVVSDNEKPLLLQSLWKPREGLARRFEIQRRASVEEKRSRDKDTVTAGINAQARKLQKSRSRVTSALIERRSVYVTSTLERGVCGAWNQKDRVGRVCGVQNKSERGPGLCRSQSEADLSPQSTETQQRHQQNPTEPLSQKPSEFHTPSQDENHNQCHSQDHEQNVEHNHKLNLDKNLKQRDEESYVDANVPPLEDPGSETYTEPLCPSPEMEREREETESSDDNVTLYSIHPPQDCPYLLLLQGYSNRQDFVIYLLNGSSTLIGRCGGEDKERSKVDFPLSAPDILPLHCCLCRHDHNDKGSTVRLHPFHSAMVTRNGETLSKEAELSPGDVIGMGRHYLFLFKDPTAWVVMQKVKDPTSSPDPTVTAAPGVLPQATTLATSEPALCNTCISASGTREIRSRRATACLNNPEGRGLNLLYVVEHEDAVVEEIVAMGRVHRDKPPLTVAFLLSVCVEHSATHLQTSDLRRLLLLIASQVQNAMWEHTKELAANQPEVLCSDPEEQQPLNLAELVSGLRTLVVWMSNALELLYYIQQQMPQTLAWRSHREQGVEAEGEEHNDKEDEEREEESMALLEMRLSCVRLASEEAMTVLEEVIMLTFQQCVYYLTKTLYPILPSLLDSDPFRGSSGLLLPEQNELFLDSGGVQVPGETDQVLEVLTETSRLLQDCQLHHEISSQLLAYLFYFINASLFNTLMERGSEDEFYQWSRGVHISANLDLLLDWAQGSGLGDLVVEHLHTLSSAVNLLATPREQLMQSSWESLRCAFPSLSPAQLHHLLRGYSPATPWPPHWAPSDEDHLATQNTADILESFDSHPPLVLPSSGFSLRLGGEVTDSGLAGQLRRLQEFISNLSVKESPENFSHMHTQQEYAVPTEAKKTKMATLPKASLESLESPPVEKVLPLDSPPSPPSQLSTPSPLHPPPFPPQQSPSPPSDLNSCGALLTQKLKSLELQFRETDLSPLTQRRSALDPSCLLTPPNTPHSLELVEPETEHQEDEEVFTLELQRGDRGLGLALVDARVSDRDKDMHLKKSTIWINPPKK; translated from the exons GTCAGGTTCCTCTGGTTCCAGTACCAGGTCAGCTGACAGTGTGGGCGTGGACGTCATCCGACAGCCATCCAGGAGTCGCATCCGCCGTCATACCAACCGCTTGTCTGCTGTGTTCCAGCGAGGCTCCGCCCATAACGCCACCGCCACGGCCTTACCCGGGTTACCTGGCTTACCTAGCCACGCTTGGAAGGAGTCGAATGACAGAA TTTCTCCCGGGGATGCATCAATGACAGACGACCCTGCTGAACTGTCCAATCAGATAACGGCACCAGGCATTCTGAAGATCTTTGGCAGTGAGATCTGCCAGGGGGCAAACTACAAGAGCGTCCTGGCAACAACACACTCCAGTGCTAAGGAGCTGGTCAAAGAGGCACTGGAGAG GTACGGTCTGAACAAGGAAGAGGCGGAGTCGTATGTTCTCTGCGACTCCATTGGCTACGTGGGTGACCACCAGTGGAAGACGGAATGCTTCCGGGTCGTCAGTGACAATGAGAAGCCCCTCCTCCTGCAGTCACTATGGAAACCCAGGGAAGGTTTGGCGAGGCGGTTTGAGATCCAGAGGAGAGCCAGTGTGGAGGAAAAGAGATCAAGAGACAAGGACACGGTCACTGCTG gcATCAACGCCCAGGCTCGTAAACTCCAGAAGAGCCGCTCTCGAGTCACCTCTGCCCTGATCGAGAGGAGGAGTGTGTATGTGACCTCTACCctagagaggggtgtgtgtggggcTTGGAACCAAAAGGACAGGGTTGGGAGGGTATGTGGGGTCCAGAATAAGTCTGAACGGGGGCCGGGTCTGTGTAGGAGCCAGAGTGAAGCAGACCTCTCACCCCAGTCCACAGAAACTCAACAGAGACACCAACAGAACCCCACTGAGCCCCTTAGTCAGAAGCCCAGTGAGTTCCACACTCCCAGTCAAGACGAGAACCACAATCAGTGTCACAGTCAGGACCATGAACAGAATGTGGAACACAATCACAAATTGAACCTCGATAAGAACCTCaaacagagagatgaagagagctATGTTGACGCCAATGTTCCCCCTCTGGAGGACCCCGGATCAGAGACTTACACAGAGCCCCTCTGTCCTTCccctgagatggagagagagagggaggagacagagagcagtgacGATAACGTAACACTTTACTCCATTCACCCTCCCCAAGACTGCCCCTACCTACTGCTGCTACAGGGCTACAGCAACAGACAG GACTTCGTCATCTACCTGCTGAACGGTTCAAGCACGTTGATTGGTCGATGTGGTGGCGAAGACAAGGAGAGGTCAAAGGTTGATTTCCCGCTCTCTGCCCCCGACATCCTGCCTCTTCACTGCTGCCTATGTCGCCATGACCACAACGATAAAGGTTCCACCGTCCGCCTCCATCCCTTCCACAGTGCTATGGTAACACGGAACGGGGAGACGTTGTCCAAAGAGGCAGAGCTTAGTCCAGGTGATGTCATCGGGATGGGACGTCACTACCTATTCTTGTTCAAGGACCCCACTGCCTGGGTTGTTATGCAGAAG GTGAAGGACCCCACTTCTTCTCCCGATCCTACAGTTACTGCTGCTCCCGGGGTTCTGCCCCAGGCCACTACACTCGCTACTAGTGAACCAGCACTCTGCAACACCTGTATCTCAGCTAGTGGGACCAGAGAAATAAG GTCTAGAAGGGCCACAGCTTGCCTAAACAACCCTGAGGGTCGTGGCCTGAACCTACTCTACGTTGTGGAGCACGAGGATGCCGTCGTCGAGGAAATCGTTGCCATGGGGAGGGTCCATAGAGACAAGCCGCCGTTGACTGTAGCATTcctgctgagtgtgtgtgtcgaACATTCCGCCACACACCTCCAAACCTCAGACCTCCGCAGACTACTGCTGCTCATAGCCAGCCAGGTCCAGAATGCCATGTGG GAACACACCAAGGAGCTTGCTGCTAATCAACCAGAAGT TCTCTGTAGTGACCCAGAGGAGCAGCAGCCTCTCAACCTGGCAGAACTGGTCTCAGGCCTGCGTACCCTGGTGGTCTGGATGTCCAATGCCCTGGAGCTGCTGTATTACATCCAACAACAGATGCCCCAAACACTGGCCTGGAGGTCACACAGAGAAcaaggggtggaggcagagggagaggaacacaatgacaaggaggatgaagagagggaggaggagagcatGG CCCTGTTGGAGATGAGGCTGTCGTGTGTGAGGTTGGCCAGTGAAGAAGCCATGACGGTTCTGGAGGAAGTTATCATGTTGACCTTTCAGCAGTGTGTCTACTACCTCACCAAG ACTCTGTATCCAATTCTGCCTAGTTTGCTGGACAGTGACCCATTCAGGGGGAGCAGTGGGCTGCTTCTCCCCGAGCAAAATGAGCTGTTCCTGGATAGCGGTGGTGTGCAGGTCCCTGGAGAGACAGACCAGGTCCTGGAGGTCCTGACAGAGACCAGCAGACTGCTACAGGACTGTCAGCTCCACCATGAGATCTCCTCTCAGCTCCTGGCCTATCTCTTCTACTTCATCAATGCTTCACTGTTCAACACACTCATGGAGAgag GTTCAGAGGATGAATTCTACCAGTGGTCCAGAGGGGTCCATATCAGCGCTAACCTAGACCTGCTACTGGACTGGGCCCAAGGGTCTGGACTGGGTGACTTGGTTGTGGAACATCTCCACACACTCTCCTCTGCTGTCAACCTACTGGCCACTCCAAGGGAACAACTAATGCAG TCCTCCTGGGAGTCCCTGCGATGTGCGTTCCCCAGTCTGAGTCCAGCCCAGCTCCACCACCTGCTGAGAGGCTACAGCCCAGCCACACCCTGGCCCCCACACTGGGCCCCTTCTGATGAGGATCACCTAGCTACACAGAACACTG CTGATATCCTGGAGAGTTTTGACAGCCACCCTCCCCTGGTGCTGCCCAGCTCTGGTTTCAGCCTGAGGCTTGGGGGAGAGGTGACAGACTCAGGCCTGGCTGGACAGCTCAGGAGGCTGCAGGAGTTTATCAGCAACCTGTCTGTCAAAGAGTCACCAGAGAATTTCAGTCATATGCACACGCAACAG GAATATGCTGTTCCCACGGAAGCCAAGAAGACAAAAATGGCAACTCTCCCAAAGGCCTCCCTGGAGTCTCTCGAATCCCCCCCCGTAGAGAAGGTCCTACCTCTGGactctcctccatcaccccccTCTCAATTATCTAcgccctctccccttcaccctcccccctttcccccccagcaaagcccttctcccccaagTGATTTGAACTCTTGTGGGGCCCTACTGACCCAAAAGCTGAAGAGCCTGGAGCTCCAGTTCAGAGAGACAGACCTAAGCCCCCTCACCCAGAGGAGGTCTGCCCTggacccctcctgtctcctcacccctcctaaCACCCCCCACAGCCTGGAGCTGGTTGAACCAGAGACTGAGCATCAGGAGGATGAAGAGGTGTTTACTCTAGAGctacagagaggagatagaggactGGGATTGGCTCTAGTGGATGCAAGGGTGAGTGACAGAGACAAGGATATGCACTTAAAAAAAAGTACTATTTGgatcaacccccccaaaaaatag